actaaaaagacacaggcgtccttcctaactcaattgctggagaggaaggaaacccctcggggatttcaccatgaggccaatggtgactttaaaacagtttaatggctgtgaaaggaggATACTGAGGAGGAATCACTGTACATCgaccaaaaatataaaacgcaacatgcaacaagttCAAAGgattttactgtgttacagttcatatggaaatcagtcaatttaaataaatgtattaggccctactatatggatttaacatgacccgggaacacagatatgcatctgttggtcacagatatcttaaAAAGAAAAGGTAtgggagtggatcagaaaaccagtcagtatctggtgaccaccatttgcctcatgcagcgcaccatctccttcacatagagttgaccaggctgttgattgtggcctgtagaatgtgtcccactcctcttcaaatggctgtgcgaagtcgctaggggaactggaacatgccatcatacgtcgatccagagcatcccaaacatgctcaaatggtgacatgtctggtgagtatgcaggtcatggaagacctggggcattttcagcttccaggaattgtgtacagatacttgtaacatggggcagtgcattatcatgctgaaacatgaggcgatggcggcggatgaatggcacaacaatgggcatcaaaatctcatcacggtatctcggtgcattcaaattgccattgataaaaagcaattgtgtttgttgtccatagcttaagCCTGacaataccataaccccacaatggggcactctgttcacattgacatcagcaaaccgctcacccacacaacgccatatgCGCTGTCAgacatctgcccagtacagttgaaactaagattaatctgtgaagagcacacttcttcagcgtgtcagtggccattgaaggttaGCATTTACCTACCGAATCCGGTTATGACACCAAACGTCAGTCAGGTCATACCCTGGTGAGGAAACAAGCACGCAACTGAGCTTCCCTGAGATAAATAACTGCATAAACGGTCAGAAACTTTGGTtgtacaaacccacagtttcatccgCTGTCcagatggctggtctcagacaatcccgcaggtgaagaagctggatgtggaggtgctgagctggcgtggttagacatggtctgcagttgtgaggcctgttgggcgtactgccaaattctctaaaacaacttggaggaagcttatggtagagaaattaacattaaattccctggcaacagctctggtggacattcctgcagtcagcataccaattgcactcTGGCTTAAAACATGAGACCTGTGACATTGTGCTGTATGACAACTGCACATAtcagtgtccttttattgtcccccagcacaaggtgcacctatgtaacgAGCATGCTTTTTAATCGGCTTCTTGAGACGCCACAGATGTCAGTtggctggattatcttggcaaaggagaaatgctcactaacagggatgtaaacaaatttgtgcacaacatttgagattaaatatttttgtatggaacatttctgggatcttttatttcagcttgtgaaacatgggaccaacaccttacatgttgcatttatatttttgttcagtatcgtTACTCTGCAATactaactgacagagtgaaaaggaagcctgtacagaataaaaaagattccaaaacatacatcctatttgcaacaaggcactaaagtaatactgcaattTTGAAGAAGCACTTTTTGTCCTTAATACACTGTGTTTTTGGAGCAAATTCAACAACACAGTACCACTCTCCAGAtttaagcatagtggtggctgcataatgTTAAAAGAACACTTGTATTCATTAAGGGAAGTTTTTCCAGGATAAAAAAAAGCTAAATCCAAGAGGAGAACCCAGGTCAGTCTtttccagacactgggagaggaaatcacctttcagcaggacaataacctaaaacacaaggccaaatctacactggaattgTTTACTAAAAAGACagggaatgttcctgagtggcaaaGTTACAGTTGattttaaatctacttgaaaatctatggcaagacctgaaaatggtagTCTAGtattgatcaacaaccaatttgacagcatgaagaattttgaaaatatatatattttttaaattggcaaatgttgcacagtccaggtgtggaaagctcttcgacttacccagaaagactcatagctgtaattgctgccgaaggtgattctacaaagtattgactcaggcgtgggaatacttatgtcaatgagatttttgtatttcattttcaataaattagcaaacatttctaaaaacatgtcttcactttgtcattatggggtattgggtgtagatgggtgaggaaaaatttcaatttaaatccattttcaatttaggctgtaacaacaaaatgtggaataagcccaggagtatgaatactttaaTGGCACTGTAAGACGACATCCATTTATGAAGAAAGTTATTAGAATACCCATCTAAATCCCATAAAGCCTAGTTGTCAAACAGGGGAAGGTTTCCATTCGTTATCCCACCATTCATTCTCCCCATAGTGGACATTAGGCTAACCCTGGCGTCAcggttttgataaccgtgtaaatctctagGACAAAGGTGGCTTTTATCAATATACCTTCGGAAAATATCCAGAtcccctgactttttccacattttgttatactACAACCAAACTCTAAAattgaataaataaaaatcctcagcagtctacacacaataccccagaatgacaaaatgaaaacaagtTTAGACATTCTCTAGTTTTTTAATtcaacagaaatgccttatttatataatattcagaccctttgctatgagacttgaaattaagctcaggtgcatcatgtttccattgatcatccttgaggtgtttctacaaatagattggagtccacttgtggtacattcaattgattggacatgatttggaaagtcattATGCGGTAtcgtctgtagattgatgagataaaaacataacattttagaataaggctgtaatttatcaaaatgtggaaaaagtcaaggggtctgaatactttccgaaggcactgtatacgcATGtattatcccccccaaaaaacaacacGTCACGCCAGGGTAGGAACACGAAAcgcagcccttatttgaagtgtttctaaaatcccctatgggaaaaataaaCGGTGGAAAAActaattggaaccatttccttgttagactgctaggttttatgggtattatgacacctccactgtggggctctaatGTTCATGAGATAACTCACCAGAGACTTCACTGAGATCAACAGTGATCTCACAAAATGGTCCCAATTCTCCTCTGGTGCCACGAGGAAGTTGACTTCAACAGCCACCTCAAATAGGTGGTCTGAGAAATACAGAAAGTATTCCTATTTACTCCTACTCATTCACAGCTCTATAACTATTGTACTAAGGCCAGTGACTTGCAACTTTGTTATAACCTTTGAActatatttttaaaaaaataaaaaaaattaaaaaaataactcACCTTCTGGTAAGTGTGGTACTTCGGTATGATTTCTGACTTTCTCTGCAAAGTCAACATTGCAAGACAGTTTTCATAAAACAGACAAAGGATGCAAATGAAATTGCTGACTACCTACTATATTGTCTGCTGTCGAAGAACGGTTCAACCATGTCTGGGAGATGGTCAAAGGGATCCTTGGTCTCAGTGGGTGTATGAGTGGCACTGGATGCTGTAGACTCACCCATGGCCATTTTTAGAAATTCTTTATTGCCAGACTCCTCACTGTGGTCATCCACATCTGTTGTGTGTGACACAATGTTAGACTCGGTAGGAGGGATGGCATTTGTAGTTTGGGCATCCACGTTCCTTCGCATAGCAGATGAAGTGCGTGGCGAGGGTTTGGGATTCAAGACAGGGGGCTGGTGTGAGGGGTCACTTCCAGGGTGtgctgtgtgggtctgtgtggcACCCCTCCCTGACCATGATGTACCCTGATGAGTGAAGACCAAGGGGGGAGTGGGAGTCAAAGGCAGATGGGATTCATTGTCCACCACATCGCCACTCAAGTTACCCACCTCCCAGTCTTCCTTTGTCAAGCGACTCATCTAATTCAGTCCCCTCGGAGATTCCTCTCTTCcaatcttcttcctctctctgaaAAGGATAAAACTTGAAGGACCATTGGCTCCTCTGCTTCCCATGATGGAAGCTCATTGGATGCAGAGGAGGAAGTGAGTTGGTCGAAATAGTCAAACACCATCAGTTGGTCTGAGCTGGCGGGGTGGGGGCGCTCCAGTAAAATGGCCTCTGTAGGGTCACCCCCCTTCATGGGGAGAAACTTGGTGAAACTTCtcagagagggaaagggttccAGTTCTGTCGCTTTTGGTTCAGTCATCAACTTCCTGTCTTCTTTGGTGGTATCACCATAAGCATTGTACGTGACTGGCGGTACGAACGCCTCGTAACACCCATAGAAGCCACTGTGGGGCGGACTGGGTTTGCCTCTGATCAGCTGAACCACATGGAGGATGTTGGAGAGGGACCTGTACTTGGCCTCACGCCAACACTTCTCCAGGATCCTGTGACCCCCAGGGGCTCGTCCAGGTGGATCTGGTCCAGCTTTCCGCTGCATGCGTCTGACTGGGTGAAGTCCTCTAGATGGAGGTGCACACGTTTACCAGGGTCTACCTGGATGGTCCAGTTACACCAGAGCGGTGGGTTGGAGCACAGGTAGTCTGGGGAGAAGAACTCGCCGCGCATCACCTGGTGGCAGCTCCGCAGCAAGGCATTGCCCTCATTACCACGGTGGTCATCTGAGAAGAGGTGGACAGAGAGTGTGGAGGACAATCCAATGTTGTCAGCGTTATAGGCCTAAACAAGACACACGCATGCAGatcctcacacacatacacaccatttTGAAAGAATTCAACAAAGAGTATAGTACAGGGCCGAAAGGCTACATAATAAATATTTGTCTTACCCGGAGGGTTTTTAACGTCATTCCTATTTACCTAAGGACGCAATAAAAACGTTGAGGTAGCATTAAACCAATAATGTTATAGTCAACATGATAAAAATGTACCTACAATCTCGAGCTAAATGTAGGGGAAATGCTTATAGAAGGAAGACAGTCATCAATTTACTCAGGGCAGTTCGCAGTAAATAAACCATAGGCTAGTAGTGCACGTACAACTAGTAACTTTGAATGATTTCGTGGCATTTTAGTGTCACGCTGTGTTTACTTTTTCCAGTATTTGGCAAGCAGGTCCACTTCCCACACTGTCCCAGCTATTGTCCATTTTTTCATGCGGTGTTTCTTTCCGTTTCTGCCAAAAGTGGACGTAAACAGGTGAAATATATTGCTAATTAGCACGCCTTGATATTCGTGTGCTTCTGGTCTATATGGGTTGTATCCACTAGGTGTCACTGCTACACTGTTGGTAAGTTCACTTGTCTTCTGCAGCTCAACTTCTCAGGTTCAACACATATATTATATGTTATACCTTTATCTTACCAAGTACtttataaatacaaatatatttgacAAGAAAGACACTTCCATCAATGTATTAATTATCCAATGGTAAAGATGTTTATTCTAAAGATGTTATGTTTTGTATACAGTAGTGAACAGATATAGATACCTTTAGTACCTTCATGATTCAGACCAACTTTGAAGAACGAGAGTGATTCCAAGGTTTGATgtttgaatatttttttattcacgGTCATAAAAAATTGAAATACTCCAGGTATCCATCACATTTCTGAAAACATAAAAAGAAAACAGACATAGGGCATAAAATAGAGTTGGAAGTACAGACCCAGTTGATTCCATTATAGCTTGtgagtcacaggaggttggtgacaccttaattggggaggacgggctcctgGTAATGGCCGGAGTTGaaccagtggaatggtatcaaatacaaacacatggtttgatgccatcccattcactccattccagtcattattgttaagctgtcctcccctcagcagcctccactgttgtgAGTATACAGGAAGAGATCTGCACATAACATCTCACTACAAAAAAACACTGGGTCACAGGACTACTAACACCTTAAAATTCTGGATTATTCAACAAATATTTATTCaccaaatgtgcaattttgttttATTAATACAAACAAATACTTTAAAGCTGAGATCCGCATAAGGTGAAATAGAGCCACTGGTCGCCCCAGgcacatttgttattgtttttgttttgtttatgaaACGGAGAAGAGGAGCTCGATAAGTGtggtaaaacatatatatatattttacacacactgagtgtacaaaacattaaggatgCCTGCTCGTTCCATGACAAAGAATGACCAGGAGAAAGCTATGATGCCTTATTgattgtcacttgttaaatccacatcaatcagtgtagatttttaagccttgagataattgagacatggattgtttgtGTCCCATTCAGGGGGTGaaagggcaagacaaaatattgaagtgcctttgaacagggtttggtagtaagtgccaggtgcacccgtttgtgtcaagaactgtctTGTTACTATTAAAAGAGATATGGATCCCCCTCCCAATCGTAGGTGATTTTCACATATGACTGTTATTGTGGCAAATTACATTTCTTGCAAATGAAGGACCTCTCGTGCAATAGTGCTTGAAAAGTACATACAGTACTAGTACATTTATATTAATGATACTACATTTGCCAAACACAGTCTTGAAGAGTGTACATGAATGGTTGCTCATGTAAAAAAACACTTTGGAATGCTAGAGATATATCAGCTGATTCTATTGAAGCTGGAACACATTGACTTGTGacgtgctagtcggaactaggaaactcaaaAATGTTcaacttgctaactggttgaacaCGGCACGTGTAGAACTACAACTAATTAGCAAGTTCCAACTAGCACGTGAACCCAGCATTGCTACCGAACCTCGAGGATTTTGCGAATTCCACAAAAACCAAAAGAAAGCACTTAGAACACATCAAAAAAATGCTCAAAGACCCATTGgatgcatcccaaacggcaccctattccctatatagtacactacttttgaccagggcccataggtctctggtcagaaatagtgcactatgtagggaatagggtgtaatgtGGGATGCATGTAGATGTCTCACTGACAGTCCAATTCTGGATCGCTGAGCCAGGCCCAGATTTTGATCATCTCCTGCGGCGTCCTGCTGTGCACGAGCATTAAGCTCTTATACGTGCACGGGTTGCCCCTGTATTTCTCCTCAATGTCAAACGTCCTGAAGCCCTTGTGCTTCTCCGGGACCAAGCCCAGCTTCTGGAGACACATCCCTGTGTAGACATCATCAATAGGATACAGCGCCACCTGCTGGGAGATGTTGTGCAACTGCAGTGCCAGTTCCCCAGAGTACAGGAACCCTCCTCCGCCGGCATAGGGCGGGTATGGCCCCACGAACACACTCTCTGGGATGAAGTACTTGAGCTTCCGGTCCCGGTGCGGGCCGGCGTTGGTGATTACATCCCCTATGAACAGATCCCTGGCCCTGATCTCTGGGAGATTGTGGAGGAAGTCTAAGATCCTCCAGGTGTTGACGAAGACATCATCATCCCCCTTGAAGACAAAGCGGGCGTCGGGGCAACGCTGGCTGAACCAGTCCAGGAAGAGCACCTCTTTGAGGGTGAGGTTGAAGAAGGAGTCTCTGTAGTCCCACTGGAGGAGGTCCCCGTAAAGTCTGGCCTCGTGGCTGAGCATCCCAGACAAGTTGGGGAAGTGGTCGACTGCCACGGCATTTCCAAGGAGGAAGACCGTGGCTACAGTCCGATTGGCCAGAACGCCCACCCGCCCCCACGACTCCCGGATGGCCTGCCGCCGGTCGAAGTGGGGCGCCAGGGACTTGACGGCCAATAGGAGGTAGGGTTTGCTCTTGCATACGTGTGGCTGGTCCATGATCATCGGATACGAGCGGCAGCGCATGTGCTGCAGGAAGTCCTGGAAGCGGGGTGGCAGGGAGTTGTAGTCCTTCACCTGGGTGGTGACGCTGTAGTCCGGTTGGCAGGGGTCCGGGGACTTGGTGTCGTTGAGCCAATCAGGTAGCTCCAGGAGAGAGTCATTGGTCAAACCCAACATGAGGATGGGGTTGTAGATATAGTCCAGCCTCTGCTGCTCCTTATTCCAGAAGATCTCGCTGGTCATCTGCTTCTTCCAGAACCTCTTGGAGGGAATGCGTGGCTTCCGCTGGTCCCCCTTATCCTGGCCCAGGTTCCGAGACACACCCACAAGGATGAAGACGAAGACATTGAGTATCATCATCACACACAGCACCCTGGTTTTCTTCCGACCGCCGTGCATCTTGGCTCTCTGCAGTCTCTGGACCTGGACAGGAAGTGGTAGAGACAAACAGGAAATAAGAGACCAAAACCAGAAGTTACAGACTTACAACGAACCATTCAGAAACATAGTGAAAGGTAGTCGTGGGTCACGGCTAACGGCCTAAAGTTTTGAGGCAGCAGACTCAAGGAGAAATGTTTGAAGGTAAAGCAGGTTAGCGGGCCTTCTTGGCCAGTGCGTTGTTCGTGTCCAAGCCGGACCCAGCAGCAGCCGCATACCAGCCCGCTTTTCATCCCCTAATCCCTGAGGAATGAGCTTGTGCACATTTTTCTTTAACCCTTTATTTCTTttgcttcctccctctctttctgcaaTGCCCAGACGAGCATCATCATGCGGTCCCAATTCGAGGAGCTCTCCCCATGACACCAATTACaggtgtcagtgtgtcagtgtcatCTCAGGCTAAACTGGCCTCGCCACACAAAAAGAGCCACACATTTCCACGTGcattattcatgtcactgagagCTTTCGTGAGCCTCAGGGCACTGGCATGTAAAGGGATCTCTATGATTGTGTCAATGGTAACAGAGTGTAAAATTAGACAAACAGAGCTTTGGATAGAAGCAGAACATGTCGTGATTTAATCATAGAAATGATAACAATGGTAATGGCTTTAATTCAACACATGTACGGTATCCTCATATATTTCCAATTTGGAAGTGAGGGTGAACATacaggccttcattgtaaataagaatttgctcttaactaacttgccgagttaaataaaaggttaaataaatacaattaaaaccAAAAAAATACAGCTCTGTGTTTCAATCACCATGATCCAACCCGCTGAGCCAACCCCATTGTAATCACTTTTAGTTCCTAACGCTATTATCAAATGATATCTAGCATATTACCTGTGACTAGCAGGAAATGACTGGTCAGGCTGTTGCTGTGGTCCCGGCCCAGACCTTCTTAGCCCATGTGGGTCTCCTGCATGGGAGAAGGTTCTAGAAAGGGGAACTGAAACAGGACTGGTGTTCCTGCAGCAGCCACCtggaaacaaacaacaacaaaaagacacaagcacacagcatGTCAACAACACTGCGGTTTTTCTCCCGGAAGGGCAGGCTTTTTCTCAAGGGGTTATAAAAAGGGCTTGCGCAAACCAAAGTGCAATTAGACATGCTTATACGCTCCCTACTGTAGCTAAGCCCTACCCTATCCCTCCAAGAaaataaacacacagacaaagaaCTACAAATCCCTCCAAAGAACCCGGTTACAACAGAGGTGTTGTTGTAGTTACTAGAGGTATTGTTGTAGTCAACGACTATCTGGATGTCACTATTTCTGTTTGCTGTAGATTGTCTACTCGAACCGTCACTGTAGATCATCTACTGAAAGCAATGGAATCCTGTACCTTTGACCTCAGAGTTTCTTACTTGTGAAAGTAGACGGAAGAATCTTAGCCTTTTAGCAAATGACGGTTGCTGATTGGCATTGCACCTCTTATTTACAAAACTAGACAGAGAGCTAGGCTACAGTAATTCAAAATAttgctctgctgtgtgtgtgtgttcagcagcAGCATGATACTCACAAGCTGTCAAATCTAACCAGACAAGTTGAGCTTTGAATGCCGAGTCACGAAAATTACCCCCCCACTCACTTGCAGTGGCAGAATagagtgcgtcccaaatggtaccctattccaagctgcttacctattgcagattcagtcttcttgcctggtgcaggtctacaattttgtttctggtgtcctttgtcaGCTCTTTGgacttggccatagtggagtttggagtgtgactgtttgaggttgtggacaggtgtcttttatactgataacaagttcaaacaggtgccattaatacaggtaatgagtggaggacagaggagcctcttaaagaagaagttacaggtctgtgagagccagaaatcttgcttgtttgtaggtgacaaaatatttattttctaccataatttgcaaataaattcataaaaaatcctacaatgtgattttctggattttttttctcattttgtctgtcataggtgaagtgtacctatgatgaaaattacaggcctctctcatctttttaagttggagaacttgcacaattggtggctgactaaatacttttttgccccactgtatatatatatgtcattAAGTAGTAATATTGGACTCAATGAAGTAAACTGATGAAGTAAATACTATGTAACATAAAATAAACAACCACATCATAGTCCACTAAATAGTTACATAGTCTATCATTAGTTTACTTCATATGGTCAGTCATTAAACTTGAAGTAATGGTTGAGGGAGGCACTTGGGAACATGCTGGAGAggccacacagacagagacgtaAACatctttatttgtatttatttttttaaatgtaacctttatttttactatttgagAGGAGGCCCCCATAATTAAACATCAGAAAAGCGTGTTTACTGAAGCACAGGTGACTCAACAGTGTGATATCAACAGGACTTAACAGGCCAGCCACTGATAAGAAAGTGAGAAGTGTTAACTTGAAGGACATTAGGTTTGAAATACATACACTCATCCaagtatttatttggacagtgaagcaaaACATTTTGATGTGGCTCTATACtctagcactttggatttgagattgaatgttttatatgaggcaagagtacagaatgtcaccttttatttgtggggatattttcatacatatctctTATATTGTTTAGAAATAAATGacctttatgtatctagtccgcACATTTTAAGGTGTCAAGTATTTCGACAAATTCACTtataatgtattacatttagtcAAAAGGTTAGTATTTTGGACCAATATAAAATTAacgtgttggaaattccaaattgtttccatagtcaacttacacacagcactgacaaacacacttaccccaccacacatgccaccaggggtcttttcacagtcctcaGGTCCAGAACAAATACAAGGAAACATGTAGTATTATACAGAACCATGAGTGCaaggaacttccttccatctcatatagtgcaagtgaacagcaaacctggtttcaaaaaaacaaataaagcaacacctcacagcacaacgtCTCTCCCcaatgtgacctacttgttgtgtgcaTGTACtgccatgtacagtatgtggaactgatagatacacacacacacacacacacacacacacacacacacacacacgacatgtTAATGTTTTTGAATGTATGCAAATTGTAAtgtcttttgtctgtaatgtcttctTCGTTATTTGTCGGACCCctgtaagactagctgtcgccattggcatCGGCTAgttgggatcctaataaatcaaatcaaaatcctagcacacaatgactacatcaagcttgtgactctacaaacttgttggatgtatTTTCCGtttttttggttgttgttgttgtgtttcagatgatgtTGTGACcggtagaaatgaatgaatttctgaacacttctgcattaatgtggatgctaccatgattacggatcataatgaataataatgagaaagttacagatgcacaaaggTCATGCCCCCAAAACATGCTAACTCTTACCATTagcaagtttgtagagtcacaagcttcaTGTAGTCATTACATATTATGAAtaggggaccaaatactaaacttttgactaaatGAAATACACtagaagtgaatttgtccaaatactaaTGATACattcaaatggggggactagatacataaagtgctttaatTTCTAAAACTGTAAAACCGATATGAAAAtaacctcaaataaaaggtgatgTTCTCTACTCTCGCCTCATGTAGAAcatttgatttcaaatccaaaaaTGC
This genomic window from Oncorhynchus kisutch isolate 150728-3 linkage group LG20, Okis_V2, whole genome shotgun sequence contains:
- the LOC109865921 gene encoding N-acetyllactosaminide beta-1,3-N-acetylglucosaminyltransferase 2-like — translated: MHGGRKKTRVLCVMMILNVFVFILVGVSRNLGQDKGDQRKPRIPSKRFWKKQMTSEIFWNKEQQRLDYIYNPILMLGLTNDSLLELPDWLNDTKSPDPCQPDYSVTTQVKDYNSLPPRFQDFLQHMRCRSYPMIMDQPHVCKSKPYLLLAVKSLAPHFDRRQAIRESWGRVGVLANRTVATVFLLGNAVAVDHFPNLSGMLSHEARLYGDLLQWDYRDSFFNLTLKEVLFLDWFSQRCPDARFVFKGDDDVFVNTWRILDFLHNLPEIRARDLFIGDVITNAGPHRDRKLKYFIPESVFVGPYPPYAGGGGFLYSGELALQLHNISQQVALYPIDDVYTGMCLQKLGLVPEKHKGFRTFDIEEKYRGNPCTYKSLMLVHSRTPQEMIKIWAWLSDPELDCQ